Proteins encoded together in one Amblyomma americanum isolate KBUSLIRL-KWMA chromosome 1, ASM5285725v1, whole genome shotgun sequence window:
- the LOC144130504 gene encoding uncharacterized protein LOC144130504 produces MQHPRPTRKVKHFASKEELADHIKKSPYGELFSIPGTLLHNTLTTTRREIQQPSQAPASVQRQQATHHSEKVAFQSPKCKERQLNKVEPPVDDFEITLERPLCNLNFGKLLGSERAVDKLSLTMTSAKKN; encoded by the exons ATGCAGCACCCAAGGCCGACCCGAAAGGTCAAGCATTTTGCAAGCAAAGAAGAACTCGCAGACCACATCAAGAAGTCACCTTATGGCGAGCTCTTCAGTATTCCTG GCACCCTCCTCCACAACACATTGACGACGACGAGAAGGGAGATTCAGCAACCTTCTCAGGCACCAGCAAGTGTCCAGAGGCAACAAGCGACACATCACTCAGAGAAG GTTGCCTTCCAGTCACCGAAGTGCAAAGAAAGGCAGCTGAACAAAGTGGAGCCACCAGTGGACGACTTTGAAATTACTCTCGAAAGACCTCTGTGCAACCTCAACTTCGGAAAGCTGCTTGGAAGTGAGCGAGCAGTGGATAAGCTCAGCCTTACCATgacctctgcaaaaaaaaattga